A genome region from Arachis duranensis cultivar V14167 chromosome 6, aradu.V14167.gnm2.J7QH, whole genome shotgun sequence includes the following:
- the LOC107494012 gene encoding uncharacterized protein LOC107494012, whose amino-acid sequence MYSASQKISSVYGNCEFQPYQGLQPELFFKMSHEIYNYGEGLIGKVAADHSHKWIYKEPNEQEINFLSAWHNLADSHPRTWEAQFQSGIKTIALIAVREGVVQLGAVHKVIEDLSYVVLLRKKFSYIESIPGVLLPHPSSSAYPYKVEGVVGYGNIPEHVNHHHHHWHHHFQGTVIPPPTPPTTAELFYDHHFNNGNSTMALKITPSMSSLEALLSKLPSVVPPQSQQEQRALELMGIQKVVAKEELDNDEVYRPELDVGESSSSMHQAYHHHHHQQQHHFHHHNNNNNNNNNNNNNVTSSGANNNNAF is encoded by the exons atgtattCAGCATCACAAAAAATATCTTCTGTTTATGGTAACTGTGAGTTCCAACCCTACCAAGGCCTGCAACCAGAGCTGTTCTTCAAGATGTCACATGAGATCTATAACTATGGTGAAGG GTTGATAGGGAAAGTTGCTGCAGATCACAGTCACAAATGGATATACAAAGAGCCTAATGAACAAGAAATCAACTTCTTGTCAGCGTGGCATAATTTGGCTGATTCA CATCCTAGGACTTGGGAAGCACAGTTCCAATCTGGAATAAAG ACCATAGCTCTGATTGCTGTAAGAGAAGGTGTTGTTCAATTGGGAGCAGTTCACAAG GTGATTGAGGACTTGAGCTATGTGGTTCTACTGAGGAAGAAATTCAGCTACATAGAAAGCATACCAGGAGTTCTTCTACCACACCCTTCATCTTCTGCATACCCTTACAAAGTTGAAGGAGTAGTTGGATATGGTAACATCCCAGAACAtgttaatcatcatcatcatcattggcATCATCATTTCCAAGGAACAGTTATCCCTCCACCAACACCACCAACAACAGCTGAACTCTTCTATGATCATCATTTCAACAATGGCAACAGCACCATGGCATTGAAGATTACCCCATCAATGAGTAGCCTTGAGGCACTTCTTTCTAAGCTTCCTTCAGTGGTTCCCCCACAATCACAACAAGAACAAAGGGCGTTGGAGTTGATGGGGATTCAGAAAGTTGTAGCAAAAGAGGAGCTTGATAATGATGAAGTTTATAGGCCTGAGCTTGATGTTGGTGAGAGTAGCAGTTCCATGCATCAAgcctatcatcatcatcatcatcaacaacaacaccATTTCCATcatcataataataacaataataataataataataataataataatgtaactAGTAGTGgagccaataataataatgcattctga